A window of Ananas comosus cultivar F153 linkage group 4, ASM154086v1, whole genome shotgun sequence contains these coding sequences:
- the LOC109709518 gene encoding protein PIN-LIKES 6-like has product MERSLMEIIVNDTSGGGESILASMKFAVLPIAKVFTVCFLGFLMASKYVNILPANGRKLLNGLVFSVLLPCLIFSQLGRAITIQKMIEWWFIPFNVILATISGSLVGLLVALIVRPPYPYFKFTIIHIGIGNIGNIPLVLIAALCRDKSNPFGDPHKCSQDGNAYISFGQWVGAIILYTYVFQMLAPPPGETYGGSEEEKLPTRAPLINTAPEQQPLLTREEPETSPLGSSKKAKLIGQLHYLIDKLKIKQILQPPIVASILAIVIGTIPSLKHLILTDDAPLFFFTDSCLILGEAMIPCILLALGGNLVDGPGAGSKRLGLRTTAAIIFGRLVLVPPAGLGIVTVADKLGFIPKGDKMFKFVLLLQHSMPTSVLSGAVASLRGCGKEAASILFWVHIFAVLSMSGWIVLFLRMLF; this is encoded by the exons ATGGAGCGATCTTTGATGGAGATCATTGTGAACGACACGAGTGGAGGTGGAGAATCCATCCTCGCATCAATGAAATTCGCGGTCCTACCGATCGCGAAGGTGTTTACGGTGTGTTTTTTGGGGTTTCTAATGGCCTCCAAGTACGTTAACATTCTCCCCGCGAATGGTCGGAAGCTTCTTAATGGG CTAGTCTTTTCCGTCCTCCTTCCTTGTTTGATATTCTCTCAACTTGGACGAGCAATTACCATCCAAAAGATGATCGAGTG GTGGTTTATTCCCTTTAATGTGATTTTGGCAACAATATCAGGTTCATTGGTAGGTCTTCTTGTTGCTTTGATTGTTCGACCTCCATATCCCTACTTCAAGTTTACCATTATACATATTGGAATAG GAAATATTGGGAATATTCCACTGGTCCTGATTGCAGCTCTTTGTCGAGACAAATCTAACCCATTTGGTGATCCTCACAAGTGTAGCCAGGATGGCAATGCTTACATATCTTTTGGTCAATGG GTTGGTGCAATTATTTTGTACACATACGTGTTTCAGATGCTTGCTCCTCCGCCAGGTGAAACCTATGGTGGCAGTGAAGAGGAGAAACTTCCAACAAGGGCACCTCTCATCAACACTGCACCTGAACAACAACCTTTGCTAACTAGAGAAGAGCCTGAAACAAGTCCGTTGGGATCTTCAAAGAAAGCGAAG cTAATTGGCCAACTACACTACCTTATTGACAAGTTGAAGATAAAACAAATTTTGCAACCTCCTATTGTTGCTTCT ATTTTGGCAATTGTAATAGGGACTATACCATCTCTGAAGCACTTGATCCTTACGGATGATGCTCCATTATTCTTCTTCACCGATAGTTGCCTTATACTTGG GGAAGCTATGATTCCATGTATCTTGCTTGCTTTGGGTGGCAATCTTGTTGATG GACCAGGTGCAGGGAGTAAAAGGCTTGGACTGCGAACCACTGCTGCCATTATATTTGGGCGGTTGGTCTTGGTTCCTCCTGCTGGCTTAGGCATTGTCACTGTGGCTGACAAGCTTGGCTTCATTCCCAAGGGTGACAAGATGTTCAAATTCGTCCTTCTCCTTCAGCACTCTATGCCAACTTCAGTGCTCTCTG GGGCTGTTGCTAGTCTGAGAGGGTGTGGAAAGGAAGCAGCTTCAATTCTATTTTGGGTTCACATTTTTGCTGTGCTTTCTATGTCTGGATGGATTGTTCTTTTTCTGAGAATGCTTTTCTAA